A stretch of DNA from Candidatus Spechtbacterales bacterium:
TTTATACTTTATACAATTTTAGGGTTAGTTATTGTGGGCCTTGGGGTTTATGCTTTTATGTTTATGGGTCCCGCTGAAGAAGATGTTGTTATAGTAAGTAACTTTGAAGAGTGTGTTGAGCAGGGCAATGCTATAATGGAATCTTATCCCAGACAGTGCAGGGCCCAAGACGGCAGGACATTTACTGAAGACATAGGAAATGAGCTTGAAAAAACAGATTTGATACGCATAGACAACCCCCGGCCCAACCAGATAATATCAAGCCCAATTATGGTTTCGGGACAGGCAAGGGGCTACTGGTTTTTTGAGGCCTCTTTTCCCGTTCGCCTTTATGACGCGAATAATGTGGAAATAGCGCTTGGTATAGCGCAGGCGCAGAGCGAGTGGATGACGGAGGATTTTGTGCCGTTTAAGACTACTCTTGAATTTGAAAAGCCCACAACTCCAACAGGAACTCTTGTTTTGGAAAGAGACAACCCATCGGGTTTGCCTGAAAATGACGATGCTTTAATGATTCCCGTTAAATTTGATTTAAGCGCTGAGTATAAAAATATAGCTCAAAACGACTGCATTGTCACCGGATGCTCGGGACAAATATGCGCTGATGAGGAAGTTATAACAACTTGTGAGTTTCGTGAAGAATACGCGTGCTATAAGGATGCTATATGCGAAAGACAAGAGAGTAGCGAATGCGGGTGGACTTTGACGCCGCAATTGGCACAGTGCCTAGGCATAGCTATGTAAGGTAAAGAAATTTATCTTTCGCCGCGCTACTGCGTTGTGCGCTGCGCTCCTCAACGACGTACCGGTTGGTGGTGTACGCCTTATTCCGGTGCTCGCGCACGCCTTGTTTCGCGACGAAATCTGAAAATTTCTGCATGTATTATTTTGCTGCTCGGCTACGCCTTGTATTGTCGTACCTACGGTAGATCTCCCGCAGGGAGACACAAAATTTCAGCAAACTCACATATATTACCCTTCTGTTTAAAGGCGGGTTTTTAATTTACACTACATTTGATTTTCAGGGCATAAAATGGTATATTAGCAATATGAAGTATTTAACCTTAGTTCATAAATCAAAATACGGCTATGATGTGCAT
This window harbors:
- a CDS encoding Gmad2 immunoglobulin-like domain-containing protein encodes the protein MNKFILYTILGLVIVGLGVYAFMFMGPAEEDVVIVSNFEECVEQGNAIMESYPRQCRAQDGRTFTEDIGNELEKTDLIRIDNPRPNQIISSPIMVSGQARGYWFFEASFPVRLYDANNVEIALGIAQAQSEWMTEDFVPFKTTLEFEKPTTPTGTLVLERDNPSGLPENDDALMIPVKFDLSAEYKNIAQNDCIVTGCSGQICADEEVITTCEFREEYACYKDAICERQESSECGWTLTPQLAQCLGIAM